In a single window of the Hippoglossus hippoglossus isolate fHipHip1 chromosome 7, fHipHip1.pri, whole genome shotgun sequence genome:
- the ren gene encoding renin, whose translation MALLNYWMCLVALSLTVTTSRALRRVTLKKLPSIRETLWEMGVSAEQVLTELAQKSTVDSDNNGTVPTPLTNYLDTQYFGEISIGSPAQLFNVVFDTGSANLWVPSHSCSPFSTACFTHNRYDASKSWTYVENGTGFSIQYASGNIRGFLSEDVVVIGGIPVVQVFAEATSLSAMPFIFAKFDGVLGMGYPNSAIDGITPVFDRIMSQHVLKEEVFSVYYSRDPKHSPGGELVLGGTDPNYYTGNFNYMHTREMGKWEITMKGVSVGTEMMFCAEGCTAVIDTGSSYITGPASSVSVLMKTIGAQLDESGYKINCDIVKTLPSVTFHLGGQEYSLTQEDYILWQSQIEGDVCTVTFRGLDVPPPTGPIWILGANFIARYYTEFDRHNNRIGFATAV comes from the exons ATGGCACTGCTGAATTACTGGATGTGTTTGGTTGCTCTATCATTGACCGTGACCACGAGCCGAGCTTTGAGAAG AGTCACCCTGAAGAAGCTGCCGTCCATCAGAGAGACTCTGTGGGAGATGGGTGTCTCTGCAGAGCAGGTGTTGACTGAGCTGGCCCAGAAGAGCACAGTAGACAGCGACAACAACGGGACTGTTCCTACACCTCTAACCAACTACTTGGAT ACTCAATACTTTGGGGAAATCAGTATCGGCTCTCCGGCCCAGCTGTTCAACGTAGTATTTGACACAGGCTCAGCCAACCTGTGGGTGCCGTCGCACAGCTGCTCGCCTTTCTCCACTGCCTGTT ttactcACAACAGGTACGATGCCTCCAAGTCCTGGACCTATGTTGAGAATGGAACCGGATTTTCCATCCAGTATGCCTCAGGAAATATCAGGGGATTCCTGAGCGAAGACGTGGTTGTG ATCGGTGGGATTCCTGTGGTGCAGGTGTTTGCTGAGGCCACCTCCCTGTCTGCCATGCCCTTCATCTTCGCCAAGTTCGACGGAGTCCTGGGGATGGGTTACCCCAACTCGGCCATCGATGGCATCACGCCAGTGTTTGATCGCATCATGTCTCAGCATGTCCTCAAGGAGGAGGTCTTCTCTGTCTACTACAGCAG GGACCCAAAACACTCCCCTGGTGGAGAGCTGGTCCTCGGCGGCACAGACCCAAACTACTACACAGGAAACTTCAACTACATGCACACGAGGGAGATGGGCAAATGGGAAATCACCATGAAAGG tgtgtctgtggggaCGGAGATGATGTTTTGTGCAGAGGGCTGCACAGCTGTAATCGACACTGGCTCCTCCTACATCACGGGCCCggcctcctctgtgtctgtgctgatgAAAACCATCGGAGCACAGCTGGATGAAAGTGGA TACAAAATCAACTGTGACATTGTCAAGACGTTGCCCAGTGTCACTTTCCACCTGGGTGGTCAGGAGTACTCACTCACTCAGGAGGATTACATCTTGTGG CAATCACAGATAGAGGGGGACGTCTGCACCGTCACATTCAGGGGCTTGGATGTGCCGCCCCCTACAGGTCCCATCTGGATCCTGGGGGCCAACTTCATTGCCCGCTACTACACTGAGTTTGACCGTCACAACAATCGGATAGGCTTTGCTACCGCAGTCTGA
- the csf1b gene encoding macrophage colony-stimulating factor 1b isoform X2, with translation MTILVSTLIQSKAKLQVKCLCVLMFLSFPLNMAEVPGPCRHSITREHLLTVRNLMDNQLRSGCSITYTFIERRSLSKCCFVKAALPWILELLTTHFKYNRGSVNDGYVQSLRALILNIYSQKCVPQINEEVEDKPESFETLYRGSPSEALQRASEVLSVYWELITTSNAPVDWRCQHEYTETFGSTTELFTESPAHFTDSYGRKSVKASQRRPVKDLYKLGFIIASICGGLLFILTLYCLISQKRTHNPHRSRYTNQRDLQDIEMEPQ, from the exons ATGACCATCCTTGTGTCAACCCTGATTCAGAGCAAAGCGAAG TTGCAGgtaaagtgtctgtgtgtgcttaTGTTCCTGAGCTTCCCTCTGAATATGGCTGAGGTCCCTGGTCCATGCAGACACTCCATCACTAGGGAGCACCTGCTTACAGTCAGGAACCTG atgGATAACCAGTTGAGAAGTGGTTGTTCGATAACCTACACATTCATAGAACGGAGAAGTTTG AGCAAATGTTGCTTTGTAAAAGCTGCTTTACCATGGATCCTGGAGCTTCTCACCACCCACTTCAAATATAACCGGGGGTCAGTCAATGATGGCTATGTTCAGTCCCTGAGAGCGCTCATCCTCAACATCTATTCACAGAAATGTGTGCCACAGATTAATGAAGAGGTTGAA GATAAGCCAGAGAGTTTTGAGACGCTGTACAGAGGGTCTCCTTCAGAGGCGCTGCAGAGGGCTTCAGAGGTGCTGTCTGTTTACTGGGAGCTGATCACAACCAGCAACGCACCAGTGGACTGGAGATGCCAGCACGAATACACAGAAACCTTTGGCTCTACCACAGAGCTATTCACAGAGTCACCCGCACATTTTACAG ACAGTTATGGTAGGAAGTCAGTGAAGGCCTCTCAGAGAAGACCGGTCAAAGACCTGTACAAGCTTGGCTTCATCATTGCCTCCATTTGCGGAGGACTGCTATTCATACTCACGCTCTACTGTCTCATCTCACAAAAG AGAACCCACAACCCCCACAGATCAAGATACACAAACCAAAG AGACCTGCAGGACATAGAGATGGAGCCACAATAA
- the csf1b gene encoding macrophage colony-stimulating factor 1b isoform X4: MFLSFPLNMAEVPGPCRHSITREHLLTVRNLMDNQLRSGCSITYTFIERRSLSKCCFVKAALPWILELLTTHFKYNRGSVNDGYVQSLRALILNIYSQKCVPQINEEVEDKPESFETLYRGSPSEALQRASEVLSVYWELITTSNAPVDWRCQHEYTETFGSTTELFTESPAHFTDSYGRKSVKASQRRPVKDLYKLGFIIASICGGLLFILTLYCLISQKRTHNPHRSRYTNQSRDLQDIEMEPQ, encoded by the exons aTGTTCCTGAGCTTCCCTCTGAATATGGCTGAGGTCCCTGGTCCATGCAGACACTCCATCACTAGGGAGCACCTGCTTACAGTCAGGAACCTG atgGATAACCAGTTGAGAAGTGGTTGTTCGATAACCTACACATTCATAGAACGGAGAAGTTTG AGCAAATGTTGCTTTGTAAAAGCTGCTTTACCATGGATCCTGGAGCTTCTCACCACCCACTTCAAATATAACCGGGGGTCAGTCAATGATGGCTATGTTCAGTCCCTGAGAGCGCTCATCCTCAACATCTATTCACAGAAATGTGTGCCACAGATTAATGAAGAGGTTGAA GATAAGCCAGAGAGTTTTGAGACGCTGTACAGAGGGTCTCCTTCAGAGGCGCTGCAGAGGGCTTCAGAGGTGCTGTCTGTTTACTGGGAGCTGATCACAACCAGCAACGCACCAGTGGACTGGAGATGCCAGCACGAATACACAGAAACCTTTGGCTCTACCACAGAGCTATTCACAGAGTCACCCGCACATTTTACAG ACAGTTATGGTAGGAAGTCAGTGAAGGCCTCTCAGAGAAGACCGGTCAAAGACCTGTACAAGCTTGGCTTCATCATTGCCTCCATTTGCGGAGGACTGCTATTCATACTCACGCTCTACTGTCTCATCTCACAAAAG AGAACCCACAACCCCCACAGATCAAGATACACAAACCAAAG CAGAGACCTGCAGGACATAGAGATGGAGCCACAATAA
- the csf1b gene encoding macrophage colony-stimulating factor 1b isoform X8, which produces MTILVSTLIQSKAKLQVKCLCVLMFLSFPLNMAEVPGPCRHSITREHLLTVRNLMDNQLRSGCSITYTFIERRSLSKCCFVKAALPWILELLTTHFKYNRGSVNDGYVQSLRALILNIYSQKCVPQINEEVEDKPESFETLYRGSPSEALQRASEVLSVYWELITTSNAPVDWRCQHEYTETFGSTTELFTESPAHFTENPQPPQIKIHKPKRPAGHRDGATIM; this is translated from the exons ATGACCATCCTTGTGTCAACCCTGATTCAGAGCAAAGCGAAG TTGCAGgtaaagtgtctgtgtgtgcttaTGTTCCTGAGCTTCCCTCTGAATATGGCTGAGGTCCCTGGTCCATGCAGACACTCCATCACTAGGGAGCACCTGCTTACAGTCAGGAACCTG atgGATAACCAGTTGAGAAGTGGTTGTTCGATAACCTACACATTCATAGAACGGAGAAGTTTG AGCAAATGTTGCTTTGTAAAAGCTGCTTTACCATGGATCCTGGAGCTTCTCACCACCCACTTCAAATATAACCGGGGGTCAGTCAATGATGGCTATGTTCAGTCCCTGAGAGCGCTCATCCTCAACATCTATTCACAGAAATGTGTGCCACAGATTAATGAAGAGGTTGAA GATAAGCCAGAGAGTTTTGAGACGCTGTACAGAGGGTCTCCTTCAGAGGCGCTGCAGAGGGCTTCAGAGGTGCTGTCTGTTTACTGGGAGCTGATCACAACCAGCAACGCACCAGTGGACTGGAGATGCCAGCACGAATACACAGAAACCTTTGGCTCTACCACAGAGCTATTCACAGAGTCACCCGCACATTTTACAG AGAACCCACAACCCCCACAGATCAAGATACACAAACCAAAG AGACCTGCAGGACATAGAGATGGAGCCACAATAAT GTGA
- the csf1b gene encoding macrophage colony-stimulating factor 1b isoform X1 codes for MTILVSTLIQSKAKLQVKCLCVLMFLSFPLNMAEVPGPCRHSITREHLLTVRNLMDNQLRSGCSITYTFIERRSLSKCCFVKAALPWILELLTTHFKYNRGSVNDGYVQSLRALILNIYSQKCVPQINEEVEDKPESFETLYRGSPSEALQRASEVLSVYWELITTSNAPVDWRCQHEYTETFGSTTELFTESPAHFTDSYGRKSVKASQRRPVKDLYKLGFIIASICGGLLFILTLYCLISQKRTHNPHRSRYTNQSRDLQDIEMEPQ; via the exons ATGACCATCCTTGTGTCAACCCTGATTCAGAGCAAAGCGAAG TTGCAGgtaaagtgtctgtgtgtgcttaTGTTCCTGAGCTTCCCTCTGAATATGGCTGAGGTCCCTGGTCCATGCAGACACTCCATCACTAGGGAGCACCTGCTTACAGTCAGGAACCTG atgGATAACCAGTTGAGAAGTGGTTGTTCGATAACCTACACATTCATAGAACGGAGAAGTTTG AGCAAATGTTGCTTTGTAAAAGCTGCTTTACCATGGATCCTGGAGCTTCTCACCACCCACTTCAAATATAACCGGGGGTCAGTCAATGATGGCTATGTTCAGTCCCTGAGAGCGCTCATCCTCAACATCTATTCACAGAAATGTGTGCCACAGATTAATGAAGAGGTTGAA GATAAGCCAGAGAGTTTTGAGACGCTGTACAGAGGGTCTCCTTCAGAGGCGCTGCAGAGGGCTTCAGAGGTGCTGTCTGTTTACTGGGAGCTGATCACAACCAGCAACGCACCAGTGGACTGGAGATGCCAGCACGAATACACAGAAACCTTTGGCTCTACCACAGAGCTATTCACAGAGTCACCCGCACATTTTACAG ACAGTTATGGTAGGAAGTCAGTGAAGGCCTCTCAGAGAAGACCGGTCAAAGACCTGTACAAGCTTGGCTTCATCATTGCCTCCATTTGCGGAGGACTGCTATTCATACTCACGCTCTACTGTCTCATCTCACAAAAG AGAACCCACAACCCCCACAGATCAAGATACACAAACCAAAG CAGAGACCTGCAGGACATAGAGATGGAGCCACAATAA
- the csf1b gene encoding macrophage colony-stimulating factor 1b isoform X6, producing MTILVSTLIQSKAKLQVKCLCVLMFLSFPLNMAEVPGPCRHSITREHLLTVRNLMDNQLRSGCSITYTFIERRSLSKCCFVKAALPWILELLTTHFKYNRGSVNDGYVQSLRALILNIYSQKCVPQINEEVEDKPESFETLYRGSPSEALQRASEVLSVYWELITTSNAPVDWRCQHEYTETFGSTTELFTESPAHFTENPQPPQIKIHKPKQRPAGHRDGATIM from the exons ATGACCATCCTTGTGTCAACCCTGATTCAGAGCAAAGCGAAG TTGCAGgtaaagtgtctgtgtgtgcttaTGTTCCTGAGCTTCCCTCTGAATATGGCTGAGGTCCCTGGTCCATGCAGACACTCCATCACTAGGGAGCACCTGCTTACAGTCAGGAACCTG atgGATAACCAGTTGAGAAGTGGTTGTTCGATAACCTACACATTCATAGAACGGAGAAGTTTG AGCAAATGTTGCTTTGTAAAAGCTGCTTTACCATGGATCCTGGAGCTTCTCACCACCCACTTCAAATATAACCGGGGGTCAGTCAATGATGGCTATGTTCAGTCCCTGAGAGCGCTCATCCTCAACATCTATTCACAGAAATGTGTGCCACAGATTAATGAAGAGGTTGAA GATAAGCCAGAGAGTTTTGAGACGCTGTACAGAGGGTCTCCTTCAGAGGCGCTGCAGAGGGCTTCAGAGGTGCTGTCTGTTTACTGGGAGCTGATCACAACCAGCAACGCACCAGTGGACTGGAGATGCCAGCACGAATACACAGAAACCTTTGGCTCTACCACAGAGCTATTCACAGAGTCACCCGCACATTTTACAG AGAACCCACAACCCCCACAGATCAAGATACACAAACCAAAG CAGAGACCTGCAGGACATAGAGATGGAGCCACAATAAT GTGA
- the csf1b gene encoding macrophage colony-stimulating factor 1b isoform X7: MTILVSTLIQSKAKLQVKCLCVLMFLSFPLNMAEVPGPCRHSITREHLLTVRNLMDNQLRSGCSITYTFIERRSLSKCCFVKAALPWILELLTTHFKYNRGSVNDGYVQSLRALILNIYSQKCVPQINEEVEDKPESFETLYRGSPSEALQRASEVLSVYWELITTSNAPVDWRCQHEYTETFGSTTELFTESPAHFTENPQPPQIKIHKPKRPAGHRDGATIM, encoded by the exons ATGACCATCCTTGTGTCAACCCTGATTCAGAGCAAAGCGAAG TTGCAGgtaaagtgtctgtgtgtgcttaTGTTCCTGAGCTTCCCTCTGAATATGGCTGAGGTCCCTGGTCCATGCAGACACTCCATCACTAGGGAGCACCTGCTTACAGTCAGGAACCTG atgGATAACCAGTTGAGAAGTGGTTGTTCGATAACCTACACATTCATAGAACGGAGAAGTTTG AGCAAATGTTGCTTTGTAAAAGCTGCTTTACCATGGATCCTGGAGCTTCTCACCACCCACTTCAAATATAACCGGGGGTCAGTCAATGATGGCTATGTTCAGTCCCTGAGAGCGCTCATCCTCAACATCTATTCACAGAAATGTGTGCCACAGATTAATGAAGAGGTTGAA GATAAGCCAGAGAGTTTTGAGACGCTGTACAGAGGGTCTCCTTCAGAGGCGCTGCAGAGGGCTTCAGAGGTGCTGTCTGTTTACTGGGAGCTGATCACAACCAGCAACGCACCAGTGGACTGGAGATGCCAGCACGAATACACAGAAACCTTTGGCTCTACCACAGAGCTATTCACAGAGTCACCCGCACATTTTACAG AGAACCCACAACCCCCACAGATCAAGATACACAAACCAAAG AGACCTGCAGGACATAGAGATGGAGCCACAATAATGTGA
- the csf1b gene encoding macrophage colony-stimulating factor 1b isoform X3, whose product MVELQVKCLCVLMFLSFPLNMAEVPGPCRHSITREHLLTVRNLMDNQLRSGCSITYTFIERRSLSKCCFVKAALPWILELLTTHFKYNRGSVNDGYVQSLRALILNIYSQKCVPQINEEVEDKPESFETLYRGSPSEALQRASEVLSVYWELITTSNAPVDWRCQHEYTETFGSTTELFTESPAHFTDSYGRKSVKASQRRPVKDLYKLGFIIASICGGLLFILTLYCLISQKRTHNPHRSRYTNQSRDLQDIEMEPQ is encoded by the exons ATGGTTGAG TTGCAGgtaaagtgtctgtgtgtgcttaTGTTCCTGAGCTTCCCTCTGAATATGGCTGAGGTCCCTGGTCCATGCAGACACTCCATCACTAGGGAGCACCTGCTTACAGTCAGGAACCTG atgGATAACCAGTTGAGAAGTGGTTGTTCGATAACCTACACATTCATAGAACGGAGAAGTTTG AGCAAATGTTGCTTTGTAAAAGCTGCTTTACCATGGATCCTGGAGCTTCTCACCACCCACTTCAAATATAACCGGGGGTCAGTCAATGATGGCTATGTTCAGTCCCTGAGAGCGCTCATCCTCAACATCTATTCACAGAAATGTGTGCCACAGATTAATGAAGAGGTTGAA GATAAGCCAGAGAGTTTTGAGACGCTGTACAGAGGGTCTCCTTCAGAGGCGCTGCAGAGGGCTTCAGAGGTGCTGTCTGTTTACTGGGAGCTGATCACAACCAGCAACGCACCAGTGGACTGGAGATGCCAGCACGAATACACAGAAACCTTTGGCTCTACCACAGAGCTATTCACAGAGTCACCCGCACATTTTACAG ACAGTTATGGTAGGAAGTCAGTGAAGGCCTCTCAGAGAAGACCGGTCAAAGACCTGTACAAGCTTGGCTTCATCATTGCCTCCATTTGCGGAGGACTGCTATTCATACTCACGCTCTACTGTCTCATCTCACAAAAG AGAACCCACAACCCCCACAGATCAAGATACACAAACCAAAG CAGAGACCTGCAGGACATAGAGATGGAGCCACAATAA
- the fmodb gene encoding fibromodulin has product MQRVVLLLLIGIVDLSICHHNSQFQWLSHLRGRRRHASWQAGQVDCPLECDCPSTYFTAMYCHNRNLQHVPYVPSHIKYVYLQHNQITGIQDGVFDNATNLVWVVLFNNQLNSDKIGNNVFSKLKSLDRLLLDHNELTHVPPNLPKSITELRLGHNKFSKILPKSFEGMANLTSLQLQANVIEDVRDAFKGLKSLTLLDMRKNKLRTIPDKLPERLQQLYLEFNSIESVPEGFLAMYPKLQYVRLAHNKLTDKGLPSNVFNISTLTELDLSFNKLEKIPVVSRDLENLYLQANKIKEFSLRSFCSAIDMANFSRLRVLRLDANKISARDIPAEAAYCLRRVAFVHV; this is encoded by the exons ATGCAGAGAGtggtgctcctcctcctgatcgGAATCGTGGATCTGAGCATTTGCCATCATAACAGCCAGTTCCAATGGCTGTCCCATCTGCGAGGGCGGCGTCGGCACGCCAGCTGGCAGGCCGGCCAGGTGGACTGCCCCCTGGAGTGCGACTGCCCCTCAACCTATTTCACTGCTATGTACTGTCACAACCGTAACCTACAGCATGTTCCCTACGTACCCTCACACATAAAGTATGTCTACCTGCAGCACAACCAGATCACTGGCATCCAGGATGGGGTGTTTGACAACGCTACCAACTTGGTCTGGGTCGTGCTGTTTAACAACCAGCTCAACTCAGACAAGATTGGCAACAACGTCTTCAGCAAGCTCAAGAGCCTGGACCGGTTGCTCCTGGATCACAATGAGCTCACCCATGTGCCTCCCAACTTGCCCAAGTCCATCACAGAACTGCGGCTCGGTCATAACAAGTTCTCAAAAATCCTTCCCAAATCGTTTGAGGGGATGGCCAACCTCACCTCCCTTCAGCTCCAAGCAAATGTCATAGAGGACGTTCGAGATGCGTTCAAGGGGCTGAAGTCTCTGACTTTGCTGgacatgaggaaaaacaaactgaggacGATCCCTGACAAACTCCCTGAGAGGCTGCAACAGCTCTACCTGGAGTTTAACAGCATAGAGAGTGTGCCCGAAGGCTTCTTGGCCATGTATCCCAAACTGCAGTATGTCCGGTTGGCTCATAACAAGCTGACAGATAAAGGACTTCCATCCAATGTCTTCAACATCAGCACACTGACTGAGCTCGACCTGTCCTTCAATAAACTGGAGAAGATCCCTGTTGTCAGTAGGGATCTAGAGAACCTTTATCTGCAAGCCAATAAAATCAAAG AGTTCTCCCTGCGCAGCTTCTGCAGTGCAATCGACATGGCAAACTTCTCCAGGCTGAGAGTGCTGCGCCTGGATGCCAATAAGATCAGTGCCAGAGACATTCCTGCTGAAGCTGCCTACTGTTTGCGGCGCGTCGCCTTTGTTCACGTGTAG
- the csf1b gene encoding macrophage colony-stimulating factor 1b isoform X5, with amino-acid sequence MTILVSTLIQSKAKLQVKCLCVLMFLSFPLNMAEVPGPCRHSITREHLLTVRNLMDNQLRSGCSITYTFIERRSLSKCCFVKAALPWILELLTTHFKYNRGSVNDGYVQSLRALILNIYSQKCVPQINEEVEDKPESFETLYRGSPSEALQRASEVLSVYWELITTSNAPVDWRCQHEYTETFGSTTELFTESPAHFTENPQPPQIKIHKPKQRPAGHRDGATIM; translated from the exons ATGACCATCCTTGTGTCAACCCTGATTCAGAGCAAAGCGAAG TTGCAGgtaaagtgtctgtgtgtgcttaTGTTCCTGAGCTTCCCTCTGAATATGGCTGAGGTCCCTGGTCCATGCAGACACTCCATCACTAGGGAGCACCTGCTTACAGTCAGGAACCTG atgGATAACCAGTTGAGAAGTGGTTGTTCGATAACCTACACATTCATAGAACGGAGAAGTTTG AGCAAATGTTGCTTTGTAAAAGCTGCTTTACCATGGATCCTGGAGCTTCTCACCACCCACTTCAAATATAACCGGGGGTCAGTCAATGATGGCTATGTTCAGTCCCTGAGAGCGCTCATCCTCAACATCTATTCACAGAAATGTGTGCCACAGATTAATGAAGAGGTTGAA GATAAGCCAGAGAGTTTTGAGACGCTGTACAGAGGGTCTCCTTCAGAGGCGCTGCAGAGGGCTTCAGAGGTGCTGTCTGTTTACTGGGAGCTGATCACAACCAGCAACGCACCAGTGGACTGGAGATGCCAGCACGAATACACAGAAACCTTTGGCTCTACCACAGAGCTATTCACAGAGTCACCCGCACATTTTACAG AGAACCCACAACCCCCACAGATCAAGATACACAAACCAAAG CAGAGACCTGCAGGACATAGAGATGGAGCCACAATAATGTGA